The genomic interval AGACCGCCCAGCGCTCCGAGCCGTTCAGCCCCGTCGCGACCCCGGTCTTCGACGGCCTGGAGGAGCAGGCGCTGCGCGGGCTGCTCTCGACGACGCTCCCGAACCGCGACGGCGACCGCATGGTCGGCGCCGACGGCAAGGCGCGCCTGTTCGACGGCCGCTCGGGCGAGCCGTTCCCGGACCCGGTCTCGGTCGGCTACATGTACATCCTCAAGCTGCACCACCTGGTCGACGACAAGATCCACGCGCGTTCGACGGGTCCGTACTCGATGATCACGCAGCAGCCGCTGGGCGGTAAGGCCCAGTTCGGCGGCCAGCGGTTCGGCGAGATGGAGGTGTGGGCCCTGGAGGCGTACGGCGCCGCCTACACCCTCCAGGAGCTGCTCACCATCAAGTCCGACGACGTCCCCGGCCGCGTCAAGGTCTACGAGGCGATCGTCAAGGGCGAGAACATCCCCGACTCGGGCATCCCGGAGTCCTTCAAGGTGCTCCTCAAGGAGATGCAGTCGCTCTGCCTGAACGTGGAGGTCCTGTCCTCGGACGGCTCCTCCATCGAGATGAAGGAGTCCGACGACGAGGTGTACCGCGCGGCGGAGGAGCTCGGCATCGACCTCTCCCGCCGGCCCAACGCCGCGTCCTCGATCGACGAGATCTGATCTCAGCTCAACGCTGACAAAGACAATCTTTCAAGAGCCACAAGGGAAGTAGGAATACCTTGCTCGACGTCAACGTCTTCGACGAGCTGCGCATCGGCCTGGCCACGGCGGACGACATCCGCCAGTGGTCGCACGGCGAGGTCAAGAAGCCCGAGACCATCAACTACCGCACCCTCAAGCCCGAGAAGGACGGCCTCTTCTGCGAGAAGATCTTCGGCCCGACCCGGGACTGGGAGTGCTACTGCGGCAAGTACAAGCGCGTGCGCTTCAAGGGCATCGTCTGCGAGCGCTGCGGTGTCGAGGTCACGCGGTCCAAGGTGCGCCGTGAGCGCATGGGTCACATCGAGCTGGCCGCCCCGGTCACGCACATCTGGTTCTTCAAGGGTGTGCCGTCCCGCCTGGGCTACCTGCTCGACCTCGCGCCCAAGGACCTGGAGAAGGTCATCTACTTCGCGGCCTACATGATCACGTGGGTCGACGACGAGGGCCGCCACGAGGACCTGCCGCGTCTCCAGAACGAGATCGACCTGGAGAAGAAGGAGATCGCGGACCGCCGCGACAACGACATCAACGCCCGCGCCACCAAGCTCGAGCAGGACCTTGCCGAGCTGGAGGCCGAGGGTGCCAAGGCGGACGCCCGCCGCAAGGTGCGCGACGCGGCCGAGCGCGAGATGGCGAACCTGCGCAAGCGCGCGGACGCCGAGCTCGACCGCCTCGACACCGTCTGGGACCGGTTCAAGAACCTCAAGGTCGCCGACCTCGAGGGCGACGAGATGCTGTACCGCTCGCTGCAGGACCGCTTCGGCCCGTACTTCGAGGGCTCGATGGGTGCTGCGGCGATCCAGAAGCGTCTCGAGAGCTTCGACCTGGACGCCGAGGCCGCCAACCTGCGCGAGATCATCCGCTCGGGCAAGGGCAGCGCAAGACGCGCGCGCTCAAGCGCCTCAAGGTCGTCAACGCGTTCCTCACGACGACGAACTCGCCCACCGCGATGGTGCTCGACGCCGTCCCGGTCATCCCGCCGGACCTGCGCCCGATGGTGCAGCTCGACGGTGGCCGCTTCGCGACGTCGGACCTGAACGACCTGTACCGCCGCGTCATCAACCGCAACAACCGCCTCAAGCGTCTGCTCGACCTCGGTGCCCCCGAGATCATCGTGAACAACGAGAAGCGCATGCTGCAGGAGGCCGTGGACTCGCTGTTCGACAACGGCCGCCGCGGGCGTCCGGTGACGGGCCCGGGCAACCGCCCGCTCAAGTCCATCTCGGACATGCTCAAGGGCAAGCAGGGCCGGTTCCGCCAGAACCTGCTCGGCAAGCGCGTCGACTACTCGGGCCGTTCGGTCATCGTCGTCGGCCCGACCCTCAAGCTGCACCAGTGCGGTCTGCCCAAGCAGATGGCGCTCGAGCTGTTCAAGCCGTTCGTGATGAAGCGCCTCGTGGAGCTCAACCACGCGCAGAACATCAAGTCGGCCAAGCGCATGGTCGAGCGCACGCGCTCGGTCGTGTGGGACGTGCTCGAAGAGGTCATCACCGAGCACCCGGTGCTGCTCAACCGTGCGCCCACGCTGCACCGCCTGGGCATCCAGGCCTTCGAGCCGCAGCTCGTCGAGGGCAAGGCCATCCACCTGCACCCGCTCGTGTGCGCCGCGTTCAACGCGGACTTCGACGGTGACCAGATGGCCGTGCACCTGCCGCTGTCCGCCGAGGCCCAGGCCGAGGCGCGCATCCTCATGCTCTCGAGCAACAACATCCTCAAGCCGTCGGACGGCCGTCCGGTGACCATGCCCTCGCAGGACATGATCATCGGCCTGCACCACCTGACGTCGGACCGCCCCGGCGCCCTGGGCGAGGGCCGTGTGTTCTCGTCGCAGGCCGAGGCGATCATGGCGTTCGACCGCGGCCAGCTCGACCTCAACGCGACGGTCAAGATCCGCATGTCGGACGTCGTGTTCGAGCCGGGCGAGGAGCCCGAGGGCTGGGAGCCCGAGGTGCCGATGCTGTTCGAGACGACGCTGGGCCGCACGGTCTTCAACGAGGCCCTGCCGGTCGACTACCCGTTCCAGAACGGCGTGGTCGGCAAGAAGGAGCTCTCGGCGATCGTCAACGACCTGGCCGAGTCGTACCCGAAGGTCGAGGTCGCCGCGGCGCTCGACGCCCTGAAGGACGCCGGCTACAAGTGGGCGACCCGTTCGGGCGTCACGATCGCGATCTCCGACGTCGCGATGCCGGACGTCAAGGACGCGATCCTCGAAGAGCACGAGCAGCGTGCCCTCAAGGTGCAGCAGCAGTTCGAGCGCGGTCTGATCACCGACGACGAGCGCCGTCAGGAGCTCATCGAGATCTGGACCCAGGCCACCGACAAGGTCGCCCTGGGCATGCGCGAGAACCTCGAGTCGAACGCCCGCAACACGCTGTACCGCATGGTGTCCTCGGGTGCCCGTGGTAACTGGATGCAGGTTCGTCAGATCGCCGGTATGCGTGGTCTGGTGGCGAACCCGAAGGGCGAGATCATCCCGCGCCCGATCAAGTCCAACTACCGCGAGGGCCTGTCCGTCCTCGAGTACTTCATCGCCTCGCACGGCGCCCGCAAGGGTCTGGCCGACACCGCGCTGCGGACGGCCGACTCGGGCTACCTCACGCGTCGTCTGGTCGACGTGTCGCAGGACGTCATCATCCGTGAGGACGACTGCGGCACCGAGCGTGGCCTGACGCTGCCCGTGGCCGAGTCGATCGCCGGAACGCTGACGCTGCACCCGCGCGTCGAGACGTCGATCTACGCGCGCACGCTGGCCGTGGACGTCACCGACGCCGAGGGCAACGTCATCGCCCAGGGCGGCCACGACGCGGGCGACGCCGAGATCGAGGCGCTGCTCGCGGCCGGCATCGAGACCGTCAAGGTCCGTTCGGTGCTCACCTGCGAGTCGCGCGTCGGCACGTGCGCCAAGTGCTACGGCCGTTCGCTGGCCACGGGCAAGCTCGTGGACATCGGCGAGGCCGTCGGCATCATCGCGGCGCAGTCCATCGGTGAGCCGGGCACGCAGCTGACGATGCGTACCTTCCACACCGGTGGTGTCGCCTCGGCCGAGGACATCACGCAGGGTCTGCCGCGTGTCACCGAGCTCTTCGAGGCCCGCACCCCCAAGGGCGAGGCGCCCATCGCGGAGTACACCGGCCGCGTCACCATCGAGGACGCCGAGCGCTCGCGCCAGCTCGTCCTGACGCCCGACGACGGCTCCGAGGAGATCCGCTACCAGGTCTCCAAGCGTGCCCGTCTGATGATCGACGACGGCGAGCACGTGCAGGTCGGCACCCAGCTCGTCCAGGGTGCGCGCGACCCGAAGAAGGTCCTGCGCATCCTCGGCCCGCGTGCCGCCCAGAAGTTCCTGGTGGACGAGGTCCAGGAGACCTACCGCAGCCAGGGCGTGGACATCCACGACAAGCACATCGAGGTCATCGTGCGGCAGATGCTGCGTCGCGTGACCGTGCTCGACTCGGGTGACACGAACCTGCTGCCGGGCGAGCTCGCCGAGCGCACGCGCTTCGAGGACGCCAACCGGGCCGCCGTGGCGGAGGGTGGCCACCCGGCCTCCGGTCGCCCCGAGCTCATGGGCATCACGAAGGCGTCGCTCGCCACCGACTCGTGGCTGTCGGCCGCCTCCTTCCAGGAGACGACCCGCGTGCTGACCGAGGCGGCGATGAGCGGCCGTCGAGACCCCCTGCTGGGCCTCAAGGAGAACGTCATCCTCGGTAAGCTCATCCCCGCCGGCACGGGCCTGCCCCGCTACCGGAACGTCGACATCGAGCCGACCGAGCAGGCCAAGGCCGAGCTCTACCCGAGCTTCGGCTACGACGAGATCGACTTCCCGACGCTGGGCATGGGCTCGGGCGAGGCGATCCCGCTGGAGGACCTGGACTTCGGCGACTTCCGCTGACCAACCTGCACACGACGCAGCCCTCGCCGCCCCAGGGTGGCGGGGGCTGCGTCGCGTGCAGGGGGTGTTCGAGCATTCGGTGCGTCTTCGAGCCCTCGGGCGCTCGAAGACACCCCCGAATGCTCGAACACCGGCGAGCGACCCACGTCACACCCTTCCGTTTTGCCCATACCCGGCGTGGCGGGTAGTCTTGGCGACCGTGCCCGTGCCGTCGCGCGTGCCCGCCGCGAGTCCGCCTGAGCGTGGATTGGCAGCAGGCGCCGCGATGTGAGTGCCCGGGCATCCCGTGATCCGCTGCTGGCGTCCGCCGCCGCGGCCGGTCCGGGCCATCGAGCCGGTGGTAAGTGGCGTTGCGGTCCCTCCGTAGTGGGGCTGCGTGCCTCCTGCTGTCGGCACGCACAGCCTGATACCACCCGCGGAGGCCGGCCGGCCTCCGTGAGCTCAAGAAGACGACGGAGACGTAGTGCCTACGATCCAGCAGCTCGTCCGCAAGGGCCGGACCTCGAAGGCCGGGAAGTCGAAGACTCCCGCCCTCAAGGGTTCCCCGCAGCGGCGCGGCGTGTGCACCCGCGTGTACACCACCACCCCCAAGAAGCCGAACTCGGCCCTGCGCAAGGTCGCCCGTGTGAAGCTGTCCTCGCAGATCGAGGTCACCGCGTACATCCCCGGCGTCGGCCACAACCTGCAGGAGCACTCGATCGTGCTCGTGCGCGGCGGCCGTGTGAAGGACCTCCCGGGTGTCCGCTACAAGATCGTCCGCGGCGCGCTCGACACGCAGGGCGTGAAGAACCGCAAGCAGGCCCGTAGCCGCTACGGCGCGAAGAAGGAGAAGGCCTGATGCCTCGTAAGGGTCCGGCCCCCAAGCGGCCGCTCATCGCCGACCCGGTCTACGGGTCCCCTGTCGTCACCCAGCTGATCAACAAGGTTCTGCTGGACGGCAAGAAGTCCACGGCCGAGGCCATCGTCTACGGCGCCCTCGAGGGCGTCCGCACCAAGACGGACCAGGACCCGGTCGTCGTTCTCAAGCGCGCGCTCGAGAACGTCCGCCCGGCCCTCGAGGTCCGCTCCCGCCGTGTCGGTGGCGCGACCTACCAGGTCCCGGTCGAGGTGCGCCCCACCCGCTCGACGACGCTGGCCCTGCGCTGGCTGACCGACTTCTCGCGAGCTCGCCGCGAGAAGACGATGACCGAGCGCCTCATGAACGAGATCCTCGACGCCTCGAACGGCCTTGGTGCCGCGGTCAAGCGCCGCGAGGACATGCACAAGATGGCCGAGTCGAACCGCGCGTTCGCACACTACCGCTGGTAATCGTCGTCGGCCCTGGGGGTGACCTGCCCCCGGGGCCGCAGGCGTACCGCCCTCCACCGACAAGGGGTACACCACCGTGGCACTTGACGTGCTGACCGACCTCAACAAGGTCCGGAACATCGGCATCATGGCGCACATCGATGCCGGCAAGACGACGACGACCGAGCGGATCCTGTTCTACACGGGCGTCAACTACAAGATCGGCGAGACCCACGACGGTGCCTCGACGACCGACTGGATGGAGCAGGAGCAGGAGCGTGGCATCACGATCACGTCCGCTGCTGTGACCGCGTTCTGGAACAAGAACCAGATCAACATCATCGACACCCCCGGTCACGTGGACTTCACGGTCGAGGTCGAGCGCTCGCTGCGCGTCCTCGACGGTGCGGTTGCCGTCTTCGACGGCAAGGAGGGCGTGGAGCCGCAGTCCGAGACTGTGTGGCGCCAGGCGGACAAGTACGAGGTCCCGCGCATCTGCTTCGTCAACAAGATGGACAAGCTGGGCGCCGACTTCTACTTCACGGTCGACACCATCGTCAACCGCCTCAAGGCCCGCCCGCTGGTCATCCAGCTCCCGATCGGCGCAGAGAACGACTTCGAGGGCGTCGTCGACCTGGTCGAGATGCGCGCGATCGTGTGGCGCGGCGAGACCAAGATGGGCGCCGAGTACACGGTCGAGGCGATTCCGGCCGACCTGCAGGAGAAGGCGGAGCAGTACCGCGCCGAGCTCCTCGAGGCCGTCGCCGAGACCGACGACGACCTGCTGGAGAAGTTCCTCGGTGGCGAGGAGCTGACGGTCGCCGAGATCAAGGGCGGCATCCGCAAGCTCACCGTCGCCGGCGAGGCCTTCCCGGTCCTGTGCGGCTCGGCGTTCAAGAACAAGGGCGTCCAGCCCATGCTCGACGCCGTCATCGACTACCTGCCCTCGCCCCTCGACGTCCCGGCCATCAAGGGCCACGACGCCAAGGACCCCGAGCTCGTGGTCGAGCGTCACCCGGACGCCACGGAGCCGTTCTCGGCTCTTGCGTTCAAGATCGCCGCGCACCCGTTCTTCGGCAAGCTCACCTTCATCCGCGTCTACTCGGGCAAGGTGTCGCAGGGCGCCCAGGTCGTGAACTCGACCAAGGGCAAGAAGGAGCGCATCGGGAAGATCTTCCAGATGCACGCCAACAAGGAGAACCCGGTCGACGAGGCGTCGGCGGGCCACATCTACGCGTTCATCGGTCTGAAGGACGTCACCACCGGTGACACCCTGAGCGACGCGAACGCGCAGGTCATCCTCGAGTCGATGACCTTCCCCGAGCCTGTCATCGACGTGGCCATCGAGCCCAAGACGAAGGCCGACCAGGAGAAGCTCTCGACGGCGATCCAGAAGCTCGCCGAAGAGGACCCGACCTTCCGCGTCAAGCTCGACGAGGAGACCGGCCAGACCGTCATCGGCGGCATGGGCGAGCTTCACCTCGACATCCTCGTGGACCGCATGCGCCGCGAGTTCAAGGTCGAGGCGAACGTCGGCAAGCCGCAGGTCGCCTACCGCGAGACCATCCGCCGCAAGGTGGAGAAGGTCGAGTACACGCACAAGAAGCAGACCGGTGGTTCGGGTCAGTTCGCCAAGGTCCAGGTGACCTTCGAGCCGCTCGACACGGCCGAGGGCGAGCTCTACGAGTTCAACAACGCCGTCACCGGTGGTCGCATCCCGCGCGAGTACATCCCGTCGGTCGACGCGGGTATCCAGTCCGCCCTTCAGCAGGGTGTGCTCGCGGGCTTCCCGCTCGTGGGTGTCAAGGCCACGCTCATCGACGGCGCGTACCACGAGGTCGACTCGTCCGAGATGGCGTTCAAGATTGCCGGCTCGATGGTCCTCAAGGAGGGCGTCAAGCGGGCTGACCCGGTTCTGCTCGAGCCGGTCATGGCCGTCGAGGTGCGTACGCCCGAGGAGTACATGGGCGACGTTATCGGCGACATCAACTCGCGCCGTGGCATGATCCAGTCCATGGAGGACGCGACCGGCGTCAAGGTCGTGCGCGCCCAGGTGCCGCTCAGCGAGATGTTCGGTTACATCGGTGACCTGCGGTCGAAGACGCAGGGTCGCGCGGTGTACTCGATGCAGTTCGACAGCTACGCCGAGGTTCCTCGCAACGTTGCTGACGAGATCATCAAGAAGACCCGGGGCGAGTGAGTCCCCACAGGTCGACCAGCTCCACCATCAACCTGTAGGAAGAACCCCGTCGCCCCGCGGGATGTAGGCTCTTCAGCCGAGTCTCGCAACGTTCGGGAACAACTACCGAGTCCCAGGAGGACCCCAGTGGCTAAGGCCAAGTTCGAGCGGACCAAGCCGCACGTCAACATCGGCACGATCGGGCACGTCGACCACGGCAAGACGACGCTGACGGCTGCCATCTCCAAGACCCTCGCCGAGAAGTACCCCGCCTCGGAGGGCTACCTCGCCAACCAGCTCATCAACTTCGATGAGATTGACAAGGCGCCCGAGGAGAAGCAGCGCGGTATCACGATCAACATCGCGCACATCGAGTACGAGACGCCGAACCGTCACTACGCGCACGTCGACGCCCCGGGTCACGCCGACTACATCAAGAACATGATCACCGGCGCGGCCCAGATGGACGGCGCGATCCTCGTGGTCGCCGCCACCGACGGCCCGATGGCCCAGACGCGTGAGCACGTCCTGCTCGCCCGTCAGGTCGGCGTCCCCTACCTGCTCGTCGCGCTCAACAAGGCCGACATGGTCGACGACGAGGAGATCCTCGAGCTCGTCGAGATGGAGGTCCGCGAGCTGCTGTCGTCGCAGGGCTTCGACGGCGACGACGCCCCGGTCGTGCGCGTCTCGGGCCTCAAGGCTCTCGAGGGCGACGCCGAGTGGACCGCCAAGATCCTCGAGCTCATGGAGGCCGTGGACGAGAACGTCCCCGAGCCCGTCCGTGACCTCGACAAGCCGTTCCTGATGCCGATCGAGGACGTCTTCACGATCACCGGTCGTGGCACCGTCGTCACCGGCAAGGTGGAGCGCGGCAAGCTCGACCTCAACTCCGAGGTCGAGATCGTCGGTATCCGTGCGGCGCAGAAGACGACCGTCACGGGCATCGAGACGTTCCACAAGTCGATGGACCAGGCTCAGGCCGGTGACAACACGGGTCTGCTGCTGCGCGGCATCAAGCGCGAGGACGTCGAGCGCGG from Xylanimonas allomyrinae carries:
- the rpsL gene encoding 30S ribosomal protein S12 produces the protein MPTIQQLVRKGRTSKAGKSKTPALKGSPQRRGVCTRVYTTTPKKPNSALRKVARVKLSSQIEVTAYIPGVGHNLQEHSIVLVRGGRVKDLPGVRYKIVRGALDTQGVKNRKQARSRYGAKKEKA
- the rpsG gene encoding 30S ribosomal protein S7, which codes for MPRKGPAPKRPLIADPVYGSPVVTQLINKVLLDGKKSTAEAIVYGALEGVRTKTDQDPVVVLKRALENVRPALEVRSRRVGGATYQVPVEVRPTRSTTLALRWLTDFSRARREKTMTERLMNEILDASNGLGAAVKRREDMHKMAESNRAFAHYRW
- the fusA gene encoding elongation factor G, translated to MALDVLTDLNKVRNIGIMAHIDAGKTTTTERILFYTGVNYKIGETHDGASTTDWMEQEQERGITITSAAVTAFWNKNQINIIDTPGHVDFTVEVERSLRVLDGAVAVFDGKEGVEPQSETVWRQADKYEVPRICFVNKMDKLGADFYFTVDTIVNRLKARPLVIQLPIGAENDFEGVVDLVEMRAIVWRGETKMGAEYTVEAIPADLQEKAEQYRAELLEAVAETDDDLLEKFLGGEELTVAEIKGGIRKLTVAGEAFPVLCGSAFKNKGVQPMLDAVIDYLPSPLDVPAIKGHDAKDPELVVERHPDATEPFSALAFKIAAHPFFGKLTFIRVYSGKVSQGAQVVNSTKGKKERIGKIFQMHANKENPVDEASAGHIYAFIGLKDVTTGDTLSDANAQVILESMTFPEPVIDVAIEPKTKADQEKLSTAIQKLAEEDPTFRVKLDEETGQTVIGGMGELHLDILVDRMRREFKVEANVGKPQVAYRETIRRKVEKVEYTHKKQTGGSGQFAKVQVTFEPLDTAEGELYEFNNAVTGGRIPREYIPSVDAGIQSALQQGVLAGFPLVGVKATLIDGAYHEVDSSEMAFKIAGSMVLKEGVKRADPVLLEPVMAVEVRTPEEYMGDVIGDINSRRGMIQSMEDATGVKVVRAQVPLSEMFGYIGDLRSKTQGRAVYSMQFDSYAEVPRNVADEIIKKTRGE
- the tuf gene encoding elongation factor Tu, with amino-acid sequence MAKAKFERTKPHVNIGTIGHVDHGKTTLTAAISKTLAEKYPASEGYLANQLINFDEIDKAPEEKQRGITINIAHIEYETPNRHYAHVDAPGHADYIKNMITGAAQMDGAILVVAATDGPMAQTREHVLLARQVGVPYLLVALNKADMVDDEEILELVEMEVRELLSSQGFDGDDAPVVRVSGLKALEGDAEWTAKILELMEAVDENVPEPVRDLDKPFLMPIEDVFTITGRGTVVTGKVERGKLDLNSEVEIVGIRAAQKTTVTGIETFHKSMDQAQAGDNTGLLLRGIKREDVERGQVVVKPGSITPHTDFEAQVYILGKDEGGRHNPFYSNYRPQFYFRTTDVTGVITLPEGTEMVMPGDNTEMTVQLIQPIAMEEGLGFAIREGGRTVGSGRVTKIIK